From a region of the Streptomyces tirandamycinicus genome:
- a CDS encoding DUF6344 domain-containing protein has protein sequence MAAVKVTSLWTAFVSLIVTLLGSLGFTSSAKAAEQSAGPRQPESPAERKPTVPGARSAGNRAGAHEPPAGAGSAPTTAAGTYGSLAMHGFWHQVVRQRTPRDRALPPTIKQRIRAEAHGASPAVRKVPTLDDMAEAQREPSYVEDEERVPAAA, from the coding sequence ATGGCCGCCGTCAAGGTCACCTCTTTGTGGACCGCCTTCGTCTCCCTGATCGTCACCCTGCTCGGCTCCCTCGGGTTCACCTCTTCCGCCAAGGCCGCCGAGCAGTCGGCCGGCCCGCGTCAGCCGGAGAGTCCCGCCGAGCGCAAGCCCACCGTCCCCGGCGCGCGGAGCGCGGGGAACAGAGCGGGTGCGCACGAGCCGCCCGCCGGGGCGGGCTCGGCGCCCACGACCGCCGCGGGGACGTACGGGAGCCTGGCCATGCACGGCTTCTGGCACCAGGTGGTACGCCAGCGGACTCCTCGCGACCGCGCCCTGCCACCGACGATCAAGCAGCGGATCCGTGCCGAGGCCCACGGCGCCTCACCCGCGGTCCGCAAGGTGCCCACCCTCGACGACATGGCCGAAGCGCAGCGGGAGCCGTCGTACGTCGAGGACGAGGAGCGCGTTCCGGCGGCAGCATGA
- a CDS encoding non-ribosomal peptide synthetase — translation MEDLYAELRGGAGHPRLDETRLPDLKPQPERRHEPYPLTDIQQAYLIGRHKGLELGGVSSQYYLEFDCPGLDVDRLTEALRKVVERHDALRTVACPDQTQRALAADEVDPYVIRRTDLRGRGSEEQLAEVGRIRAELTEQVLPADRTPPFDIRATLLDGDRLRLHLAVDLLFLDMRGLRLLLDEWRRFYDEPAWTPEPLELSFRDYVLAQEDLRGDTLGQEAAAYWADRLDTLPAAPELPLAAAPEQLGTPRFVRHRAELTSERWKALREAAGRHGLTPSGVLLAAYAEVVRTWSRRQRFTLTVTQFHRVGIHPQLDSVIGDFLTPSLLAVGGRAEETFEQRARGVQRQALEDLAHSTYGGIRVLRDLARRSDDGRASVPVVFSSTLGAGDGADGPGTLEAFGELVHDHSRTPQVWLENQILERDGRLCVNWNAVEGLFPEGTVEDMLAAYTTLLDRLVDDASVWDATRGIVPLPAAQSEERERANATAEDIPPALLHELVARAAARRPDAVAVVTPGAETTFRTLTENAHRIAHRILDGPGVEPNEIVAVSMRPGAAQVSALLGVLHSGAAYVAVDPDLPEARRLSLLDRCSVRAVVTDPELRDALVWPDGVTVLTAEDEDTRNRSTERPERRQGHDDLAYVIFTSGSTGEPKGVMITHRSAANTVQDINRRFGVDEDDRTMALAPTGFDLSVYDVFGVLGAGGAVVVPDPARGNDVAHWSQLIGRYGVTIWNSVPAPMRMWIDSLGDGAVPRGCRLRLALLSGDWIPVDLPDRIREKLPAMRVISLGGATEGSIWSIHHPIGAVRPDWASIPYGKPLANQTMHVFNQWLEPSPVGVTGEIHIGGVGVAQGYLGDPGRTAERFLVHPVTGERVYRTGDLGRYLPGGDIEILGREDFQVKINGYRVELGEIEAALLRRPGVRTALVTAPAHVRTGQRQIAAYVVPEPGADPDPAELRGALTAVLPGYMVPSRFLTLDALPLTPNGKIDHKALPTPWNDDSGTTAPRVTPRSPVEERLFRLWAQQLGHDDFGVEEGFFDIGGDSLHAVGLLALLRTEFGTDADLEQEMVEGLFMNASIASFAELVAGAEEPAA, via the coding sequence ATGGAGGATCTTTACGCGGAGCTGCGGGGCGGGGCCGGTCACCCCCGCCTGGACGAGACCCGGCTGCCCGACCTCAAGCCGCAACCGGAACGGCGTCACGAGCCGTACCCCCTCACCGACATCCAGCAGGCCTATCTGATCGGCCGCCACAAGGGCCTGGAACTCGGCGGCGTCTCCAGCCAGTACTACCTGGAGTTCGACTGTCCCGGTCTCGACGTGGACCGCCTGACCGAAGCCCTGCGGAAGGTCGTCGAGCGGCATGACGCGCTGCGCACGGTGGCCTGCCCCGACCAGACCCAGCGGGCACTCGCCGCGGACGAGGTGGACCCGTACGTCATTCGCCGCACCGACCTCCGGGGCCGCGGCAGCGAGGAACAGCTCGCCGAAGTCGGCCGCATACGGGCCGAACTGACCGAGCAGGTGCTCCCCGCAGACCGGACGCCGCCGTTCGACATCCGGGCCACTCTGCTGGACGGCGACCGGCTCCGGCTGCACCTGGCCGTGGACCTGCTGTTCCTCGACATGCGGGGCCTGCGCCTGCTCCTCGACGAGTGGCGCCGCTTCTACGACGAGCCGGCCTGGACCCCGGAGCCCCTGGAGCTGTCGTTCCGCGACTACGTCCTCGCACAGGAGGACCTGCGCGGCGACACCCTGGGCCAGGAGGCCGCCGCCTACTGGGCGGACCGCCTGGACACCCTGCCGGCCGCCCCCGAACTGCCGCTCGCCGCGGCACCCGAGCAACTCGGCACCCCCCGCTTCGTACGGCACCGGGCCGAACTCACCTCGGAGCGCTGGAAGGCCCTGCGGGAGGCCGCCGGGCGGCACGGGCTCACCCCGTCGGGCGTGCTGCTCGCCGCGTACGCGGAGGTGGTGCGGACCTGGTCGCGTCGGCAGCGGTTCACCCTGACCGTCACCCAGTTCCACCGGGTCGGAATACACCCGCAGCTCGACTCCGTCATCGGCGACTTCCTCACGCCGAGCCTGCTCGCCGTCGGCGGCCGGGCCGAGGAGACCTTCGAGCAGCGCGCCCGCGGCGTCCAGCGGCAGGCCCTGGAGGACCTGGCGCACTCCACGTACGGCGGCATCCGGGTTCTGCGCGACCTGGCCCGCCGCAGCGACGACGGCCGCGCCTCGGTGCCCGTGGTCTTCTCCAGCACGCTCGGCGCGGGCGACGGCGCGGACGGCCCGGGAACCCTGGAGGCGTTCGGCGAGCTGGTCCACGACCACAGCCGCACCCCGCAGGTCTGGCTGGAGAACCAGATCCTCGAACGGGACGGCCGGCTCTGCGTCAACTGGAACGCGGTCGAGGGCCTGTTCCCCGAAGGCACGGTCGAGGACATGCTCGCGGCGTACACGACCCTGCTCGACCGGCTGGTCGACGACGCCTCCGTGTGGGACGCCACCCGCGGGATCGTGCCGCTGCCGGCCGCGCAGAGCGAGGAACGCGAGCGGGCCAACGCCACGGCCGAGGACATCCCGCCGGCGCTGCTCCACGAACTGGTCGCCCGGGCCGCCGCGCGCCGCCCCGACGCCGTCGCCGTGGTCACACCCGGGGCCGAGACCACGTTCCGCACGCTCACCGAGAACGCGCACCGGATCGCGCACCGGATCCTGGACGGCCCCGGCGTCGAGCCCAACGAGATCGTCGCCGTGTCGATGCGGCCGGGCGCCGCCCAGGTCTCCGCGCTGCTCGGCGTGCTCCACTCCGGCGCCGCGTACGTGGCCGTCGACCCGGACCTGCCCGAGGCACGGCGCCTGAGCCTGCTGGACCGGTGCTCCGTCCGCGCTGTGGTCACCGACCCGGAACTGCGGGACGCGCTGGTCTGGCCGGACGGCGTGACGGTGCTGACGGCCGAGGACGAGGACACCCGGAACCGCTCCACCGAACGCCCCGAGCGCCGGCAGGGCCACGACGACCTGGCCTACGTCATCTTCACCTCGGGTTCCACCGGTGAGCCCAAAGGCGTGATGATCACTCACCGCAGCGCCGCCAACACCGTCCAGGACATCAACCGGCGCTTCGGCGTCGACGAGGACGACCGGACGATGGCGCTCGCCCCGACCGGCTTCGACCTGTCCGTGTACGACGTCTTCGGTGTCCTGGGCGCCGGCGGCGCCGTCGTCGTGCCCGACCCGGCCCGCGGCAACGACGTGGCCCACTGGTCGCAGCTCATCGGCCGCTACGGCGTCACCATCTGGAACAGCGTGCCCGCGCCGATGCGGATGTGGATCGACTCGCTCGGCGACGGCGCGGTCCCGCGCGGCTGCCGGCTGCGGCTCGCCCTGCTCAGCGGCGACTGGATCCCCGTCGACCTGCCCGACCGGATCAGGGAGAAGCTCCCCGCGATGCGGGTGATCAGCCTCGGCGGCGCCACCGAGGGCTCGATCTGGTCGATCCACCACCCGATCGGCGCCGTGCGGCCCGACTGGGCGAGCATCCCGTACGGCAAACCGCTGGCCAACCAGACCATGCATGTGTTCAACCAGTGGCTGGAGCCTTCCCCCGTGGGCGTCACCGGTGAGATCCACATCGGTGGGGTCGGCGTGGCCCAGGGCTACCTCGGCGACCCCGGGCGCACCGCCGAACGCTTCCTCGTCCACCCGGTCACCGGGGAGCGCGTCTACCGCACCGGCGACCTCGGCCGCTACCTGCCCGGCGGCGACATCGAGATCCTGGGCCGCGAGGACTTCCAGGTGAAGATCAACGGCTACCGGGTCGAGCTGGGCGAGATCGAGGCAGCCCTGCTGCGCCGCCCGGGGGTGCGCACCGCCCTCGTCACCGCGCCCGCCCACGTCCGCACCGGACAGCGGCAGATCGCCGCCTACGTGGTGCCCGAGCCCGGTGCCGACCCGGATCCGGCGGAACTGCGCGGGGCGCTCACCGCCGTGCTGCCCGGCTACATGGTGCCCAGCCGCTTCCTGACGCTGGACGCCCTGCCCCTGACGCCGAACGGCAAGATCGACCACAAGGCGCTCCCCACCCCCTGGAACGACGACTCCGGCACCACCGCCCCGCGGGTCACCCCGCGCAGCCCGGTCGAGGAGCGGCTCTTCCGGCTCTGGGCGCAGCAGCTCGGCCACGACGACTTCGGTGTGGAGGAGGGGTTCTTCGACATCGGCGGCGACTCCCTGCACGCCGTCGGCCTGCTCGCGCTGCTGCGCACCGAGTTCGGCACCGACGCCGACCTGGAGCAGGAGATGGTGGAGGGCCTGTTCATGAACGCGTCGATCGCGTCCTTCGCCGAACTCGTCGCTGGTGCCGAGGAGCCCGCGGCGTGA
- a CDS encoding GMC family oxidoreductase: MTAGRDPAAPAREWEYVIVGAGSAGALTAARLAARGSGDVLLIEAGEDQPRPRDRTHPLADAGRLVLTGHNWDYRANLRTGSRLEELVQGRSRAAGSEEAAGRAAARALRERFPYQLGKVVGGGSAVNGAIALRGLPRDFAAWEAAGNPDWSWERVLPYYKDIENDADHPGRLHGDSGPLPIRRTPRDQVHPLDTAFWEECNRQGVTDLPDLNDGSEAGVGPIPGNTVDGERVDAATAFLSGARGLPNLRLRTGLRVTRVLFEKNRAVGVEAETDGTFTTIRARHVVLSAGAVGTPVILQRSGVGDAGLLGALGVTPVVDLPGVGRDLVDHPSVVIWSRPADGVCTPGLPWRQVAARTTSGFDDDVDIQMGLLNNVESHTIPGFVDRLGWPLVVGISVMLMRPRSRGRVFLDSADPFAEPVIELGIGTDPEDVERLCHGVRRAWSILRSRGLSSRLDRTQFWSDRMVANEGVVRSGVRHIMNPGWHAAGSCRMGPGSDPWAVADQEGRVHGTENLRIADASLFPVIPSAPTNLTTLMLAEKLARSTKE; this comes from the coding sequence GTGACCGCCGGCCGCGATCCCGCCGCGCCGGCGCGCGAATGGGAGTACGTGATCGTGGGCGCGGGCTCGGCCGGAGCCCTGACCGCGGCCCGGCTCGCCGCCCGGGGCTCCGGCGACGTCCTGCTCATCGAGGCCGGGGAGGACCAGCCGCGCCCCCGCGACCGGACACACCCGCTGGCCGACGCGGGCCGGCTCGTGCTGACCGGTCACAACTGGGACTACCGCGCCAACCTCCGTACCGGCAGCCGCCTGGAGGAGCTGGTCCAGGGCCGGTCCCGGGCAGCCGGGAGCGAGGAGGCCGCCGGCCGGGCTGCGGCCAGGGCCCTGCGGGAACGGTTCCCGTACCAGCTCGGCAAGGTCGTCGGCGGCGGCTCCGCCGTCAACGGCGCCATCGCCCTGCGCGGTCTGCCCCGCGACTTCGCCGCCTGGGAGGCCGCAGGCAACCCGGACTGGTCCTGGGAGCGCGTGCTGCCCTACTACAAGGACATCGAGAACGACGCCGACCATCCCGGACGGCTGCACGGCGACAGCGGGCCGCTGCCGATCCGCCGTACCCCGCGCGACCAGGTGCACCCCCTCGACACGGCCTTCTGGGAGGAGTGCAACCGGCAGGGCGTCACCGACCTGCCCGACCTCAACGACGGCAGCGAGGCCGGCGTCGGCCCGATCCCCGGCAACACCGTCGACGGCGAACGCGTCGACGCGGCCACCGCCTTCCTCAGCGGTGCTCGCGGCCTGCCCAACCTCCGTCTGCGCACCGGTCTGCGGGTCACCCGGGTGCTGTTCGAGAAGAACCGGGCCGTCGGGGTGGAGGCCGAGACCGACGGCACGTTCACCACGATCCGGGCCCGGCATGTCGTGCTCAGCGCCGGCGCCGTGGGCACCCCCGTCATCCTCCAGCGCTCGGGCGTCGGCGACGCCGGGCTGCTCGGGGCGCTGGGCGTCACCCCCGTCGTGGACCTGCCCGGGGTGGGCCGCGACCTGGTGGACCACCCGTCGGTCGTCATCTGGTCCAGGCCGGCGGACGGGGTGTGCACCCCTGGCCTGCCCTGGCGGCAGGTGGCGGCGAGGACCACCAGCGGCTTCGACGACGACGTGGACATCCAGATGGGCCTGCTCAACAACGTGGAGAGCCACACCATCCCCGGCTTCGTCGACCGGCTCGGCTGGCCGCTGGTCGTCGGCATCTCGGTGATGCTGATGCGCCCGCGCTCCCGCGGCCGGGTCTTCCTGGACAGCGCCGACCCGTTCGCCGAGCCCGTCATCGAACTGGGCATCGGCACCGACCCCGAGGACGTGGAGCGCCTCTGCCACGGGGTCCGCCGGGCCTGGAGCATCCTCAGGTCCCGCGGCCTGTCGAGCCGGCTCGACAGGACCCAGTTCTGGAGCGACCGCATGGTCGCCAACGAGGGCGTGGTGCGCAGCGGTGTCCGCCACATCATGAACCCCGGCTGGCACGCCGCCGGGTCCTGCCGGATGGGGCCGGGCAGCGACCCGTGGGCGGTCGCCGACCAGGAAGGCCGGGTGCACGGCACGGAGAACCTGCGCATCGCCGACGCCTCGCTCTTCCCGGTCATCCCCAGCGCACCCACCAACCTGACCACCCTGATGCTGGCCGAGAAGCTGGCCCGGAGCACGAAGGAGTGA
- a CDS encoding helix-turn-helix domain-containing protein — protein MEQPSTIAQALAAVGPRLRRVRTARGVTLAALAEATGISKSTLSRLEAGQRRPSLELLLPIAQAHQVPLDELVGAPEVGDPRVRVKPHTVNGNVVLPLTRQPGPLQSYKMVLPATRDTPELCTHEGYEWLYVLSGRLRLVLADHDLVLGPGEVAEFETRLPHWFGSTGKGPVEVLSIFGRQGERMHLRARPARRTPASGT, from the coding sequence GTGGAGCAGCCGTCGACGATCGCCCAGGCCCTGGCCGCCGTCGGTCCCCGGCTCAGGCGGGTGCGCACCGCTCGGGGTGTCACCCTCGCCGCACTCGCGGAGGCGACCGGAATTTCCAAGAGCACGCTCTCGCGTCTCGAAGCGGGACAGCGCCGCCCCAGCCTCGAACTGCTGCTGCCCATCGCCCAGGCCCACCAGGTCCCCCTCGACGAACTGGTCGGTGCGCCGGAGGTGGGCGATCCGCGGGTCCGCGTGAAGCCGCACACGGTGAACGGCAACGTCGTGCTGCCGCTGACCCGCCAGCCCGGGCCGCTGCAGAGCTACAAGATGGTCCTGCCCGCCACCCGCGACACCCCTGAGCTGTGCACCCACGAGGGTTACGAGTGGTTGTACGTGCTCTCCGGGCGGCTCCGGCTCGTGCTGGCCGACCACGACCTGGTCCTCGGCCCCGGAGAGGTCGCCGAGTTCGAGACGCGGCTGCCGCACTGGTTCGGCAGCACGGGGAAGGGCCCGGTCGAGGTCCTCAGCATCTTCGGCCGCCAGGGCGAGCGGATGCACCTGCGCGCCCGCCCGGCACGCCGAACGCCCGCCTCCGGCACCTAA
- a CDS encoding thioesterase II family protein — MRPEPGTPVRLYCFPHAGATSQVYRSWQRLGGPHLLVRGVDAPGRGTRRQERKAPGFRSLVRCMADQVVADLLAERDRTPGPCWATFGHSFGATMSLAVAIEVTRQTGAAPERAVLSGAVPPGLQRPGPLLESVPDEELLARTAADGGTPAAVLADPAMSRIVLRMLREDDAVRAEFAQEARGLRADFPLTLIAARQDVHAPPAKVWRWAAHSTAPVRRVGIDGGHFAAVQRPEETLTTIADDIDPGKG; from the coding sequence GTGCGGCCCGAACCAGGGACCCCGGTGCGGCTCTACTGCTTCCCGCACGCCGGGGCGACCTCGCAGGTCTACCGGAGCTGGCAGCGGCTCGGCGGGCCGCACCTGCTGGTCCGGGGTGTGGACGCCCCCGGCCGAGGGACCCGCCGCCAGGAGCGGAAGGCGCCCGGCTTCCGCTCCCTCGTACGGTGCATGGCCGACCAGGTGGTGGCCGACCTGCTGGCGGAACGCGACCGGACGCCCGGCCCGTGCTGGGCGACCTTCGGGCACAGCTTCGGCGCGACCATGAGCCTCGCCGTGGCCATCGAGGTGACGCGCCAGACCGGTGCGGCCCCGGAGCGGGCCGTGCTGTCCGGCGCGGTCCCACCCGGGCTCCAGCGACCCGGGCCGCTGCTGGAGTCCGTGCCCGACGAGGAACTCCTCGCGCGGACCGCCGCCGACGGGGGGACCCCGGCCGCGGTCCTCGCGGACCCGGCAATGAGCCGCATCGTGCTGCGCATGCTGCGCGAGGACGACGCGGTCCGGGCCGAGTTCGCCCAGGAGGCACGCGGGCTGCGGGCGGACTTCCCGCTCACCCTGATCGCCGCCCGGCAGGACGTGCACGCTCCGCCGGCGAAGGTCTGGCGGTGGGCCGCGCACAGCACGGCCCCGGTCCGCCGGGTCGGCATCGACGGCGGCCACTTCGCGGCCGTCCAGCGCCCCGAGGAGACCCTGACCACGATCGCCGACGACATCGACCCCGGGAAGGGGTGA
- a CDS encoding acyl-CoA dehydrogenase family protein, with protein sequence MARSRYEAEHEQFRTTCREFLRREVLPHHARWERDGIVDREVWRKAGQAGLLGIGVDPAYGGGGEPDYRYPAVFSQEIMWARATAPGFVAHNDVIATYLAERTTEEQRKRWLPGLCSGELVAAIAMSEPDAGSDVADIRTTAVRDGDSYVLNGQKTFITNGENADVVVVAAKTAPERGAQGISLLVVERGAPGFTRGRRMEKLGWHASDTCELFFDDCRVPADRLIGKENAGLAYIMAGLPRERLSIATVAVGAAERMLADTLEYARTREVFGRTVGSFQHNRFQLATMDTELTIAQVFLDHCVAEFNAGRLSVADAAKVKWWTTELQVGIAHRCLQIHGGYGYLKESAISREWVNSRVQTIYGGTTEVMKELIGRSLGL encoded by the coding sequence GTGGCACGCAGCAGGTACGAGGCGGAGCACGAGCAGTTCCGGACGACCTGCCGGGAGTTCCTCCGGCGCGAGGTGCTGCCGCACCACGCCCGATGGGAGCGGGACGGCATCGTCGACCGCGAGGTGTGGCGCAAGGCCGGGCAGGCCGGGCTCCTCGGCATCGGAGTGGACCCCGCGTACGGCGGGGGCGGGGAGCCCGACTACCGCTATCCGGCGGTGTTCTCGCAGGAGATCATGTGGGCCCGGGCGACGGCTCCCGGTTTCGTCGCCCACAACGACGTCATCGCCACCTACCTGGCGGAGCGGACCACCGAGGAGCAGCGCAAGCGGTGGCTGCCCGGGCTCTGTTCGGGCGAGCTCGTCGCGGCCATCGCGATGAGCGAGCCCGACGCCGGCTCCGATGTCGCCGACATCCGCACCACGGCGGTCCGCGACGGCGATTCCTACGTCCTCAACGGCCAGAAGACGTTCATCACTAACGGTGAGAACGCCGATGTCGTCGTCGTCGCGGCCAAGACCGCCCCCGAGCGCGGAGCCCAGGGCATCAGCCTGCTGGTGGTGGAGCGAGGCGCGCCCGGCTTCACCCGCGGGCGGCGCATGGAGAAGCTGGGCTGGCACGCCAGCGACACCTGTGAACTGTTCTTCGACGACTGCCGGGTTCCCGCCGACCGGCTGATCGGGAAGGAGAACGCCGGTCTGGCGTACATCATGGCCGGACTTCCCCGCGAGCGGCTCAGCATCGCCACCGTGGCGGTGGGCGCTGCGGAGCGGATGCTGGCGGACACCCTGGAATACGCCAGGACCCGTGAGGTATTCGGCCGGACCGTCGGAAGCTTTCAGCACAACCGCTTCCAGCTCGCCACGATGGACACCGAGCTGACCATCGCCCAGGTGTTCCTCGATCACTGCGTCGCCGAGTTCAACGCGGGGCGGCTCTCGGTGGCGGACGCGGCCAAGGTGAAGTGGTGGACGACGGAGCTCCAGGTCGGCATCGCCCACCGCTGCCTCCAGATCCACGGTGGCTACGGCTATCTGAAGGAGAGCGCGATCTCCCGGGAGTGGGTCAACAGCCGGGTGCAGACGATCTACGGCGGGACGACGGAGGTGATGAAGGAGCTGATCGGCCGGTCGCTGGGTCTCTGA
- a CDS encoding NAD(P)/FAD-dependent oxidoreductase, protein MTGAQNDISKRTSYDVIVIGGGAGGLNAALVLARARRAVAVVDSGKPRNAPSAHMHGFLSRDGMPPLTVLEAGRAEVERYGAVRIDGAVEQVDAGEAGGYVVRLEGGATLDARHVVLATGLRDELPEIPGVRAMWGGDVHFCPYCHGYEVRDQPIVVLGVHPASPGQALLLRQWSPHIVYVPHSRPLADEERERMDARGVEVAEGPVAALLSKDGRLHAVELADGRTMRCAGVFLFPGMTPNDGVFDGLGCARDDQGRLVTDRAGRTSRPGLWAVGNVVDSRAQAVTAAGMGAAAAFALNHDLVDEETERDLAAYRAAADASGAPVPAS, encoded by the coding sequence ATGACCGGCGCCCAGAACGACATCAGCAAGCGAACCTCGTACGACGTCATCGTGATAGGCGGAGGGGCGGGCGGGCTGAACGCCGCACTCGTGCTCGCCCGGGCCCGTCGCGCCGTAGCCGTCGTCGACTCCGGGAAGCCCCGCAACGCCCCCTCGGCCCACATGCACGGCTTCCTCTCCCGTGACGGCATGCCCCCGCTCACCGTGCTCGAGGCCGGCCGCGCGGAGGTCGAGCGCTACGGCGCGGTCCGGATCGACGGCGCGGTGGAGCAGGTCGACGCCGGGGAGGCCGGTGGGTACGTGGTCCGCCTGGAGGGCGGCGCGACCCTGGACGCCCGGCACGTCGTGCTCGCCACCGGGTTGCGGGACGAACTGCCCGAGATCCCGGGCGTGCGCGCGATGTGGGGCGGGGACGTGCACTTCTGCCCGTACTGCCACGGCTACGAGGTCCGCGACCAGCCGATCGTCGTGCTCGGCGTGCACCCGGCCTCCCCCGGGCAGGCGCTGCTGCTGCGCCAGTGGTCGCCGCACATCGTGTACGTCCCGCACAGCCGCCCGCTCGCCGACGAGGAGCGTGAGCGCATGGACGCCCGCGGCGTCGAGGTGGCAGAGGGACCGGTGGCCGCGCTGCTGAGCAAGGACGGCCGGCTGCACGCGGTGGAGCTGGCCGACGGGCGTACGATGCGGTGCGCCGGAGTGTTCCTCTTCCCGGGGATGACGCCGAACGACGGAGTCTTCGACGGCCTCGGCTGCGCCAGGGACGACCAGGGCCGGTTGGTCACCGACCGGGCCGGCCGCACCAGCCGCCCGGGCCTGTGGGCCGTCGGCAACGTGGTGGACTCCCGCGCCCAGGCCGTCACCGCGGCCGGCATGGGCGCCGCGGCCGCGTTCGCCCTCAACCACGACCTGGTGGACGAGGAGACCGAGCGGGACCTGGCCGCGTACCGCGCCGCCGCCGACGCCTCCGGGGCGCCCGTACCCGCGTCCTGA